TCACTGATCGGTGCCGTGTTTTGTCTGCTGTAGAGAAATTACATGAAGAACTGTCACAGGAACGGCAGGCTGTGGCAACGCTTGAGAAGGTAGTAGCTGATTTGACAGAACAATGTCAAATTATGGCTATGGAGCAGAACGAGACGAAGCATAGCCTCACAACGCAGCTGCTGCAATGCCAGGCGCGCATCGATGAAGATAACCGGATCGCAAAAACAATTCTTTCGAGGCTCGTTGAAAAAGATTCCAAAATCTTCGCCCTCCAAGGAAAACTCAAAAAGTAAGAAACGAACGGGGAAAACTAGATGTGCAAGTCTCCTTAGGGCATGCGTTTTGCTGACCCTTTCAAGCTCAACCACAGATAGTAGATGCACTGAGACTGCAAGGCGGTCATTAGCCGCCGACATGTTCGTTTCCGCAGGTACACACATACCACGCAGCAAATGAAGGAGATTGAGCAAGAGTCTGACTTTCACTTCACCCTCTTATGCGAAGCCCACAGAAAGATTCAGGTGAGCTTAGATGCTGGCACATATCGACGCCTCAACGGGTCCGGAGGCAGGCGATAAACCACAGGACCGTATCCTTCCACGACGGACAGTTCCCCCCGGAAAACAGGTAACATGCAGTGGTCCACAGTGCAtcctttttccgtctttcctgcAAAAGTCGTACAGATAGACTCTCAGCATCTTGTCAGTCTTCACGAAGGAGCGGCTGCACTCTGTTCTCACATGTCGCACCCCAGTACAGAAAAATTCCTCCTGGCACAGCCCGTTGGCACGGCATTgccacagaagaaaacactTGACGCAGTGTTGATATCTTGATTCGACGGCGACTTCACCGGGAATCAGACCTTTTTGGTGAACACTGTCCGGCGCTTGCAACTTGCTTCTGCATCAGGAGATAATTCCAGTTCACGATGAGATCTTGGCCCGGGCTAGGGCAACAGTGAAGGCTGTAAGCCTGCATACCTCTGGCTGCATATGCGTCCGACGAGTTCTAGTCGTTATATTAGCACGTAATCAGATTATGCACTAATCCCCGGGTTAACGTTAGGTCATTTGATGTAGCTCTCAGAAAATCCGTGCGTATCCGTCAGTTTCCACCCCCGGCGTGGAAGAATGGCTTCGGCGTGATTGTGCACGGGGTGGGGTGCGCGGACTCTTCGAGTACAATGTAGAAGCGCTGATTTGGCGTGTGATGTGGCTGATTCAGACGTCCGACTGCTTAGACGACGCCTTGGCGGCAGAGGAAGCCTTCCAGGCCGATGCGAAAGTGAATGTCGAGGACGTTATACCTTCTGTCCGTGTGAAGCGGCAGACAGTCAAACCCTGAAAGGCCACCATTACCTTCTTCCCTTTATTCGATACATTGGGAGCACTGAACCAGAGAAGGAATAAACTTGAACTTGAGTCATATTTGCGAGTACCGGCTGCCGCTTCCGATGGGCCCTACGAAACGTTTATAGCTTGCGGTATGACCACGGTGCGCTCTTGAGGCAACGAAGGAAGTCTTAGAGCGAAGGGGATGGCCTACTCGTCTTTGTCCGGAATTCCGCTGGCGTGTGTGTCGAAAGATTCAAGCCATGAAACATCTCGATGCTCGTTTCCTTGTGTTCCTCCCATCTTGCTGTGCTAGCCGTGAGTAGTTCAACGCCCTCCTACATTGGGAAGAGCTCAAAGGAGTCTTCTTTCGGTGCCCATTCTTATATGCTCAACTTTTCGTGGACGAATCATAGGATCTTGTCAGAGTGAGTAAAGTAACCGAAAACACGTACTTTCCACGGGGGCACAGTGCCTTCTCATGACTCACAGCCTGCACTACAATTGGGAGCTCCTGGAAAGATGCGTACCTAAGAGATTCCGTATCTCAGCGGTCCCTCACGAGTCATCACGTCGAAAAAAGACGCGCTCACCCCCCCGCTTGTCCGGTTCCCCGCCTCCAGATTGTTCGTAGGGCAGAAAATTCCATCAGTTCCGCAGGTATTGCCAGTAACACCCACAACGGACCTGGTTCAGTCAAGCCACTTAGAGAAGAACATTTTTCTCGAACTTGAAGCTTACCGCCCATAGCACTCCATTTAACATTTTCTCCGTAAGGCTGGTAGGCGTAGGTATGCAGGTGACAGAGGACTGCTCTTTTTGCACGCAGTACCGGCCAGATGTCTTTGCAGTCGGCGGATCCCCCGTGTCGAACAGGCACGAGGGCGTTTATGAATACTGTGCAACAAATGCGCCGAGGGTTGCCTGAGTTGTGATGTTGGAGACACGGCCCTCACCTGACGAGCACGAGCCAGTTCGTGCCCCTCAAAACAGTAGGAACTGAATTCTAACCCTGAAAATGTCGCTACCACACTTCGTCCACGTGCCCCACGCATTTGTTTTCCTACCATACTGCCTGCTCCGAGATCTGCTCCATTCATGCCTTCGTCTCACTCACACATACGCGTTTCCTAGCAATTTTTTGGGCGGTGGTCGGCGTCATGGCACGGGGGATCTGTGAGCTGCGACCGCTGCCTTCGTGCGGACTTATTATAGACCAGAGTTGGTCTGTCGCAGATCTTTCTGCGGAGGAAACGACTCGGCTCCAGATATTAGTGAAGAATGGTAACCTGCATTCGGGTGCCTCGCTCTTTGGCATCTCTTCCGTGATTAACCGTCTCTCCAGTGTGCAACAACGTTTCGTGGTGTTTTCGCTTCCCGGTGTTGCGCGACTGGCGGAGCGACTGTGCGCGAGAGCCTCCCGGCTCGGACCCGCCGGGCAACGCCAAGTGACCTCGACGCGAAGGACTCGGGCAAAGTTCCGGGCTGAGCTCGAAAGTCTCCCCAGCTGAAACGAAACTGGGGAACGACGACATCGAAATCGCCTGCCGGAAAAAAAGTCCCTACCCTTAAGCGTTTCTCCGTGTTGGGTGGTCTAACCAGACGCCCGCTCCAGGAATCGGTCGAGGTGCACGCGGCAAATGAAACTCTCTTGTCGGGCCTCAAGAGACACCAAGAAACCCGTGTCCTTGTCCTCCTAATCCAGATTCCCATTCTCTGGCACGGCTCCGTCCACATTCCAGAAGCTCatcccccttttctcgctgtcaATCCATTTCCGCCAAAAACGCGGTTTCTCCACAGTGCGCCTTGTCTCACGGGCCCCGCCTTTTGAGCCCGCCATTCGTGGCGTTTCGGGCAGTCTCGAACATTTCCATCAGCCTGCGTTACAGAAAAGGACAGCTTTTTCGTGGATATCGGCCACGCCCACTAAAGACCCTCCGTGACGGGTAACCCCATTACACTGAACAGTATCCTTTACAAAGCACACCAGGCTTCAGTATTGTGCGCCtggtcgcctgcgtctccattGGCACAAAGCGCCCAAACTCCTTCCACGACGCTTTCCTGGAGGCTGCTCGAGGTTTAAGCTTTATCCGTTATTCTGTATGCATCGCCAGTTGTGGCTGCTAACAGCAGTATGGCGACGGCTGGCGAGTCAAAACTACAGGTAAATGACGCCCAGTGCGGCAACTAGCATTTGACCATCCGGCGCATCCTGACAGAAAACCCTCGCGGTGGTTCGTCTGTTTgttgctttcctttcctattcgagacagagaactcGATACAGGAAAtcctctgcttcgtcacGGCCGAGACACCGGAACTGTGTGGCTCTTAGCCGTATGCATCTGCAAGCTGTGTCTCGGCATTtactttccgttttttcgtccAGCCTTCTGGGGAACAGAACATGCGCTGTGACTGCCGACACCATCCGTGTTTTGCTGGAGTTGCGCCTGTCAGCTCTTTTATCGTGTGCACCAGGCCGTAGCGGAGATCTCCACAGATGTGCGTTTGAGGacttttcccttttttctgaaTGTGGACCTACACTCAGCCGTCACTTCGCCGCCGCACTTGAACCATGGCGAAGATCACCCTACCTCGCTATTCCAAAAGCGGTCCTAAATCTCCCAGCGAAGTCCACCTCCATCGGCCCACGCAGCGCCACAGTGTGTCTCGGGTcgccctcgttcttcttttctttgcacTCCTGCCGCCATGCTTCGCTCAAGTCCCGCCCCACGGCCAACCGGCCCTCGAACTTCATGACACACTGACTCGGAGTCCCCTACGAAGCGACCGAGGAATCGCGGCTTCTATAGCGAGCACCAGCAGAGAACAACTGCCCAGAGCCGATCTACACGCCGGGGGAAACCCTCTCTCCAGCCGCGACGACACTGCGTCGTTTTCGAGTCAACCTTTCACGGAGAGTAGAGATAAGccaacgcgagagacgaggaacggcCCTACGGAACAGGGTGACCAGGCGACGTCTGCGTCCACCGGAAATCGCAACGTCCTCATCGTCTGCGGTCGCAGCACGTGTGACAGGTAAGTGCTGAGAAAGGCCCTCTTCACTCTCAACTAACACGAATGTGCCTTTTGTTTAGTTGCCCGGGATTTAGATTGTTCATGTGGCGCTCAAAACTCTATACGACGAAAAACGTCGAAACGGAGGCAGCAAGTGGGGTATCTCGATGGCCCGACGCAGTTTGCAGGTCTGCACGCACTGCGCCGGCTGCATCAGAGGCATGTGGACGCACAACAAGGCAGTAGAAGGTAAAccagagagggaacggaTAGCCGAGTTCCTATCCGTGGAGCCTGACGTCGGCCTGCCAGCACGTCTCGCGGGGAGTGGGACTGGATGCATAGACTGGCCGCTAACAGCTCTCGGGAGAGTTGGGTGAACAGCCAGTCCGAATCCTGCGTACGGACAAGAGGGAAAATGCACACCtgggggaaggagacgatcGCTCGTCTGAAGCCTCGATGAGCAGAAAGTGGGGAACCAGATTCGCCACAAAAAGAACCTTTTGCCGTTCGACAAAGCTTAGCCTCTTTGCGCGGTCTTCCGTGCCATCTCGATCTCGCAATCtcgcagaggcagagaaggcaccgagaaacagagaattcttcagagaagacacagtTGTGTCCGGTGGCTGCCGTCCCTTTCGAAGCGGGCTGCTGATTGTCCGTGTGTTGCTTGGGTTCGCATAGACGCGCGCTGGAGGATGCCGCAAGAGATGCAATGGAACGGGCGGCAAACCAGCACTACCGTTCTGAGGCGCAGATCCCAAACACGGACCCCCGGCACGGGGATCCTGACAAAACGTTTCAGGGTCAGAGCAGGCAGGACGCAGAGGAACTCAGGGCGGGCGCGACGAAAAATGTCGAAGGAGGGTGGGCTCCGCCTTCTGATCAGAAAGCTTCTCAGGTGTttcacgtttctctcttccacggGGAAGAGCTGCGGAAGCTagcagacgaagacaaagagtCGGAAACAGAAAGTCAGCGAGCCGTGGACAGCGCGGCGGAGACGTCCTCCAGCGCCGGCGTTGGAACTGCCGAAGGGGGCTACAAGAAGTCCGGAGTCAGTCGAGGAACTCTTGTGGGCAACGGCACTCGCAGCACGAAAACGCAAACAGGGGAAAGTGCTCATGAGCCACAAGGCCCATCAGGCGTTGAACGCGAGTCGCAGCCTCTGGGGTCCAGCCCTGACGGATTTTTGTCCCCGTATAGACAAGCATCGACTTTCGCGCGCCTCGactttcctctgctctcccATCTCTTGCCGTCTTCGGTCTTGTCCGGTGACCCTCACTCGGCTTCTGggtccgtctctcttcttgatTCGGCTGCTTCGGCCTTCCAACCTagcgaggcgcctcgcgccttgCAGCCGTCTCCTAACCCGTCAGACTCCAcgtctccagcgtcgccttccgcctcggccCTCGGACAACTCACCGGCGACtcgcaggaaagaaaagacgcgaaggctGGCGAGCGCAGCCATCACAGAAGGCAGAAGCCGAGCAAAGGCGACCTGCAAGGAAGAAGCTTCCACGGGTCCGCCATCACTCAGGTCCGCTACGTCCTTTGGGGCAAAAGCTGGCGAGGTTCGGACGACACGGCTACACCTAGCAGCTATCttgaagacgaggagggtGCGCCCGtctcggaagaaagagaagagggcgagggccAAATGCGCAAGAACGCCGAGAGCGTGTGCACCATTGATGGAGCAGCACTTCATCACCTCTCCTGCGAGGTGATTCGACTTCACGACTGCAACGCCGTCATCGACCCGCAACTACTGGCAGTAAGGCGTTACAGTACCTAGAGAACGGCGGCTCGCCAGAAAACGAGAATGCAACCTTCGGGGAGGGAAAGACGTGAGGAGGGAACtggggaaggcgaaagcAGAGCGACTCATCAGGCAGCAACGGAAGGCAAAAGGCCCAGCAGACACTTCTGGATTCTCTTCTCAGACGTCCGGGCGCCCTTTCTTTCAGCGCCTCCTGCTTCTTCACCTCTGGTCCTGTCTCGATTGTATCGCCGACAGGCAGGTCGCACAGACTTCCCTGCCTGCTTCAGCCCTaggctctcgctctcccgtGTGGAAATCAGGTTCAGCTTCGAGACGGAGTTGTCGCTCATTCCCGGTTCTCTTCTGTGCAGGCGTATCTGCGGGAATCGCCTTGCGTCGAGGCTGTCGGCTTTGATCAACAAGCGGCGCCGTGCAtcgtcgaagaagaaacaaaacccttgctgtttccttcccttcgtccGCTCcaagacgacggcgagctcTTCACAGAAAGTCGCTTTCAGAAcgccttttcgccttcgGAGCTCTCGTCGTCCCCGCCCTTCGAGGGACCGACGTTTGGCGCGTTCGTGCCGCAGGCCGGAGCGCGACGCCGGAAAGAGCCGCTGGAAAGCAAAACCGAAAACGGTttgaagaaagaggaagagagtcaGCCGGAAGAGtcggaagacggcgaagaagaaagataCCCGTGGAACGGCAACCGCGGCTCAAAGTCTCCAGACCCCTGGACAAAGATGATGAAACGCTTCAAAGGCTTTCCCAACgatcctctcctctcctggaTCCCCCAGTGGGAACTCTTGAATGACGTCACAGGCGTGGACGCAGATCTCGCCTGGAAGAGGACCAAGGGTAACCAAAACACTCGGCCTGAGCGCCTACAGGCAGTACAGAACGGCCAGGACTTGGTTCCGTAAAAGGATTGTTCTGCAGAGCTTTTTCACACCGGCGAAACTGCACAGACACTCTTACCAGTTGACACACATCTCTCACATCACGCGTGCCTCGTGAAGAGACGTCGGTGGGTATCTTGCGGCTTGGTTCCAACTCACAGACACACTGATTTCTTTCCACAGCGGCGCTAGGTAGAAGGCCTAGGAGCCGAGGAGCCCCAACGGCCAGATTCAGGTACAGCTACCCATGCGGAGAAGGGGAGATCGCCTGTTGGAGAGGCAGGCGTGGCTGCCTGCGCAGAAAATATGAAGACCGCAAAATgacgagagacaccgaagcAGCAGCTTTGCCTTCGGAGGATAGAGATGCCTGGACTGTGAGGGGACAGGGAAATCACGAAAACAGACGAGAggccagaaaaaacaaaacgaCAGACCCAGGAAACTGGTTTTCTACGAATCAGTAGACGTGTGTCGATTCGGAAGCTCGTGTCTCCACTGGACTTCGCTTCAGGCGGATCAGGTTCGATTGAAGAGCAGCCGGCCAACACAATTGCTGTCGTTGACTTCGGATTCCAACTGAGTAAGCAGATGTGCAAAATGCCCATCTATTTCTCTTCCCGTGCGTGTACACGCACGAGAAATGTCTTGACCCAAATGCACGCCTGTGCTTCGAACCTACCGTTCCACCGCACAAACAACCGGCTCTTTGCTCGTCCCTTGGTCCGGTGCTCCTGCGTATGCGTGCTTTGTGGTGGCGAGTCTgtccctccgtttccgcgcctcgccagccCTTCGTCACACCCCAGGCCCGCGCCGCGCTCGTGTGCTCCCCCGTTCCTCTCCGATGtccccgttcctctccgatgtccccgttcctctccgatgtccccgttcctctccgATGTCCCCGTTCCTCTCACCTCGGCGCCGCTCTGATCCCCCGTATTTCtgcctccgtgtctccgccttGCTCTCGCGAAGGCCACGAAGATCTGTGGCACAAATGGTGGAGAAACACTCAAGTCGGAGCCAAGACGGGAACCTCGGAGTGGCCTCACAATTGCGCCGACGGCATCGACAACGACGAGAACGGCTACGTCGATGACTGTTTTGGATTCGTAAGTCGACACCCCAAAAAGTCTGCGGAGCTCCGCCTCGTTCCTCGAGGCACACACCAGGTTCCTCCTTTGCCACGCCTCTTCAGCCCCGCCACTCGATAccctatctctctctctctctctatctctctccctatctatctatctctctatctctctctctttatctatctatccatcttTGTATCTATCTACGtatatctatccatctatctatctgtccATCTATCTgtccatctatctatccatctatctatcaatcaatctatatctatctatctatcaaTGTATATCTATCCATCTTTGTATCGATCTactatctatctacctgtctgtctatctatctatgtagctatatatatatatatatatatatatatataggtgcaTACACgtgtgtacatatacacatggCAGGTATCagtatatgtgtatgtatagaaaaaaaggaacatGGATGTACTCATAGAGATACGCATATATCCGTCTGCCCAACTGGCTATCGGCCTGCGTCGAGCCATGCATCGTGAAAGATGTCCCTGTGTATAGGTCTGTGTGCAGATTGAGGAAAAGCTGTGGTTTTTGTCCACTTGCACGGGTGTAGATTTGCTGACGATTGGTCCCGTTTCTGCGGCCGGCTTTGGGGGTTTTCTGAGGACATGCAAATTCTCCGAGCTGGGGCAGTCTCTGTGCTTTCTTTGCGCGTGCCTCTCGCAGTCCTTTGCAGCCTCTGGTGGCACCCAAGGAAGTCTCCTGGGAAAACACGGGACCGCTGTGGCAAGTCTCTGCTGTGCAGGGACGAACaacgcgagaggcgtcgCTTCAGTAGGGTGGAACCTCCGGCCGATGGCTCTCCGCGTGGACGTGAGATATCcccgaaaaggaaagacaccGTTTGTCGCTTGCTCCGTCGCAGTGGTGGATCTGCCTTGTGTGTGATGGAAGAGCGTCTCGACCAGTGGCAGCACACGTGAAAGTGGGACAGGCCGGGTGGCGACACGCGCATGCTTCGACCCGTGGAAAACTCCCAACTCTGTACTTGTTCCTCTTGGTACGCGGTTCATCCCGGTAGCGCTAGGGGAACTGCGGTGTACGGGCATCTACGTGAAAGCAACAAGGAACTGCGTAGGCATCTACACGATTGATGTGCGCACGTGGAGAGGAGCCTCTCCATACGCCTCCGTCCCGTTTCGAAAAAGACCTTTCTGCGAGTTGCTTCCACCAGGAGCTCGAGGCAGCCTTGCGTGCCGTCTCGGTTTCTTTCACGCTTCTTCCTGGCATCGGCCTCTTTTTGGGCCTTCAGGGGTCTTACTCACAGATTGCTGAGGCCGTGAACTACGCAGCGGACAAGGGAGTGAAAGTCATCAATCTCAGCCTGGGAGGCCCAGCGTAAGTTTCTGCTCAACGTACGGCGCGGGAAAGAGtaaaggagaggaaagcgctCAACAACACACCAGGCGTATTTGCGCGTTTGGCTCTGCTTCGGCCGGCACGGATCTTTCCGTAAACGAGGGGAAGTCCCGAGTTCCCTCTCCACATGCACAACTCTGCCTCTGTCCCTAGACACATCAACCTCTATCCCGGTAGAGAAATACAGGTATCTATTTTTATccatctgtatatatataaacatatatgtatatgaacgtatatgtatatatatatatatgtatatatacagatgtatagatgtatgtGTGGAGACGTCTCAACATGCTCTCTCTAGCTCCATCTCTGTAGCGTGAATGTACAACTGATATACTGCaagtctctgttttcctttcagGAGACACGTGTCTTGACAGTGAGAGGCATCATTCGTCTCTGCTCCAACTGCTGGGCATGCATGGTCTGCGCTGATGTACGGCcctgcgtgcatgcggacGTATATGGGTTTTTGTAAACTTTGTGAGAAGGCCGACGCACTGTTTCGTGTCTCTAGGTCCCCAGTTCTGCGGCGCATTGTGGAACAAGCTGACAAGCGGAACATAACTCTTGTCGTCGCAGCGGGGAACCACCGATGCGACTTGGCACGAACTGAAGAGCACGGCTGTCGaacagaagacggaaaccCGAAAGGGTACCCGGCGGCCTACAGCGACACATTTCTGAACGTGATCTCAGTCGGCGCGACAGACAAAAACGGGAAGCTCGCGGCCTTCACCAACTTTGATTCATCGCCTTCTCACTCCCGCGTCCAAGTGGTGGCACCAGGACGAGAACTCCCCT
This region of Neospora caninum Liverpool complete genome, chromosome VI genomic DNA includes:
- a CDS encoding putative subtilase family serine protease is translated as MERAANQHYRSEAQIPNTDPRHGDPDKTFQGQSRQDAEELRAGATKNVEGGWAPPSDQKASQVFHVSLFHGEELRKLADEDKESETESQRAVDSAAETSSSAGVGTAEGGYKKSGVSRGTLVGNGTRSTKTQTGESAHEPQGPSGVERESQPLGSSPDGFLSPYRQASTFARLDFPLLSHLLPSSVLSGDPHSASGSVSLLDSAASAFQPSEAPRALQPSPNPSDSTSPASPSASALGQLTGDSQERKDAKAGERSHHRRQKPSKGDLQGRSFHGSAITQVRYVLWGKSWRGSDDTATPSSYLEDEEGAPVSEEREEGEGQMRKNAESVCTIDGAALHHLSCEVIRLHDCNAVIDPQLLAAYLRESPCVEAVGFDQQAAPCIVEEETKPLLFPSLRPLQDDGELFTESRFQNAFSPSELSSSPPFEGPTFGAFVPQAGARRRKEPLESKTENGLKKEEESQPEESEDGEEERYPWNGNRGSKSPDPWTKMMKRFKGFPNDPLLSWIPQWELLNDVTGVDADLAWKRTKGGSGSIEEQPANTIAVVDFGFQLSHEDLWHKWWRNTQVGAKTGTSEWPHNCADGIDNDENGYVDDCFGFELEAALRAVSVSFTLLPGIGLFLGLQGSYSQIAEAVNYAADKGVKVINLSLGGPASPVLRRIVEQADKRNITLVVAAGNHRCDLARTEEHGCRTEDGNPKGYPAAYSDTFLNVISVGATDKNGKLAAFTNFDSSPSHSRVQVVAPGRELPSCSDRKGANNGTSFAAPIVAAIVGLLQLERPDLPPRAVRALLVNSCKVTGDSSLPSRCQCGGLVSAERALKLAGVARKKAKDGREADGAARRPDAPGTDRGEDEKARLASAGG